A window of the Burkholderia sp. 9120 genome harbors these coding sequences:
- a CDS encoding STAS domain-containing protein, with translation MERIPILRMGKFLLVTIQVDMHDRLAMTLQDDLTSRIVKDRAKGVLIDISSLDVVDSFIGRMIGDTAAMARVLDAQTVVVGMQPSVAITLVELGLALPGVRTALNVEKGMALLTGSDTF, from the coding sequence ATGGAACGCATTCCGATTTTGCGGATGGGCAAGTTTCTGCTCGTCACGATTCAGGTAGACATGCACGACCGTCTGGCCATGACCTTGCAGGACGATCTGACCAGCCGCATCGTGAAAGACCGTGCAAAAGGCGTGCTGATCGATATTTCGTCGCTCGACGTGGTGGACTCGTTCATCGGACGGATGATCGGCGACACCGCCGCGATGGCACGCGTGCTCGACGCGCAAACCGTGGTGGTCGGCATGCAGCCGTCCGTCGCGATCACGCTGGTCGAACTCGGGCTCGCGTTGCCCGGCGTGCGCACCGCGCTGAACGTCGAGAAGGGCATGGCGTTGCTAACCGGGTCGGACACGTTTTGA
- a CDS encoding tannase/feruloyl esterase family alpha/beta hydrolase — MMAWRRRLSRARDRRLAAAVSVGAAAFWLGAQPALAAPKEAPLAMRCAELAGAVLPPELIALPTAGVLIESANMVGATAPGNQQGGEYCRITGRIKALKATTPDIRFDLNLPRRWNGRALQIGGGGYNGVVVSGTGVMPFSPDRAPLAQGYATFGDDSGHVGDSSLAVFGLVDEAVTNFGYAHLKKTHDTALALIARAYGRPPQRMYFAGGSTGGREGYTVMQRYPDDYDGVIANSPALNFSGVRLLGLKLGQAEYATPGGFIPPLLLEHVYQRTLAVCDKLDGVVDGIVSDVAACREHEAEIIASLRCEGHTPVHDECLTDPQLATLLVMRDGLSLPYKLAWDVGGYRGYNLFQGTHLTGMLGLAHQSERLPVPTFFANGYLFAQGDGYIRYFVAHDAEFDSLRFDPQHPGKYRAQLVALSQTIGSMNPDLSRYIAHGGKLITLQGLADEVISPNQTIAYYEALNERFGNDQVNSFMRLYMVPGFQHGSGVFIPSVDLLGALDAWVTRGVAPETLTATDIAPATNGRSRPLCRYPLFPRYVGKGSINLASSFVCSEP; from the coding sequence ATGATGGCGTGGCGGCGCCGGTTGAGTCGAGCGCGTGATCGGCGTCTGGCCGCTGCGGTCTCGGTCGGTGCCGCCGCGTTTTGGCTGGGTGCCCAGCCGGCGCTCGCCGCGCCCAAGGAAGCCCCGCTCGCCATGCGCTGCGCCGAACTCGCGGGCGCGGTGCTGCCGCCTGAACTGATCGCGTTGCCGACGGCCGGCGTGCTGATCGAAAGCGCGAACATGGTGGGCGCCACCGCACCCGGTAATCAGCAGGGCGGCGAGTATTGCCGTATCACCGGCCGTATCAAGGCGCTCAAAGCCACCACACCCGATATCCGTTTCGATCTGAATTTGCCGCGCCGCTGGAACGGCCGCGCGTTGCAGATTGGTGGCGGCGGATATAACGGGGTGGTGGTGAGCGGCACCGGCGTGATGCCGTTTTCACCGGATCGTGCGCCGCTCGCGCAAGGCTATGCGACCTTCGGCGACGACTCGGGGCATGTGGGCGATTCGTCGCTCGCGGTGTTTGGTCTGGTCGACGAGGCGGTGACGAATTTCGGCTACGCGCACCTGAAGAAAACCCACGACACGGCGCTCGCCTTGATTGCGCGCGCGTACGGCCGGCCGCCGCAGCGCATGTACTTTGCCGGCGGCTCGACCGGCGGGCGTGAAGGCTACACCGTGATGCAGCGCTATCCCGACGACTACGACGGCGTGATCGCCAATTCGCCCGCGCTCAATTTTTCCGGCGTGCGTCTGCTCGGCCTGAAGCTCGGCCAGGCCGAATATGCGACGCCAGGCGGCTTCATTCCGCCGTTGCTGCTGGAGCATGTCTATCAACGGACGCTGGCCGTTTGCGACAAGCTCGACGGCGTGGTGGACGGCATTGTCAGCGACGTCGCCGCGTGCCGCGAGCACGAGGCGGAGATCATCGCGTCATTACGCTGCGAGGGGCACACGCCGGTGCACGACGAATGCCTCACCGACCCGCAGCTCGCCACCTTGCTGGTGATGCGCGACGGACTCTCGTTGCCGTACAAGCTGGCGTGGGACGTTGGCGGCTATCGCGGCTACAACCTCTTTCAGGGTACACACCTGACGGGCATGCTGGGCCTCGCGCATCAATCGGAGCGCCTGCCGGTGCCCACGTTCTTCGCCAACGGCTATCTGTTCGCGCAGGGCGACGGCTATATCCGCTATTTCGTCGCGCATGACGCGGAGTTCGACTCGCTCAGATTCGATCCGCAGCATCCGGGGAAATATCGCGCGCAACTGGTTGCGTTGTCACAGACCATCGGCTCGATGAATCCCGATCTGTCGCGCTACATTGCGCACGGCGGCAAGCTCATCACGCTGCAAGGTCTCGCCGACGAAGTCATCAGCCCGAACCAGACCATCGCGTATTACGAGGCGCTGAATGAGCGCTTCGGCAACGATCAGGTGAACAGTTTCATGCGGCTCTACATGGTGCCGGGTTTTCAGCACGGCAGCGGCGTGTTCATTCCGTCGGTGGATCTGCTGGGCGCGCTCGACGCCTGGGTGACGCGCGGCGTGGCGCCCGAAACCTTGACCGCGACCGATATCGCACCGGCCACCAACGGACGCTCGCGGCCGTTGTGCCGATACCCGCTGTTTCCTCGCTATGTGGGCAAGGGGAGTATCAATCTCGCCAGCAGCTTTGTGTGCTCGGAACCGTGA
- a CDS encoding sulfite exporter TauE/SafE family protein — protein MFHFNFADGVLGPSLQALDFYTLLGIVVALLLGGMVKGVVSIGVPLVAMPILSHFLPIKSAVLLLSMPIILGNIPQALEGGNLLPTVRRIAAPLVGTVIGNIVGVTVLISLAPHRAQAAAGAFLMIAALLLLATPRLTLSPRWAKPAGFVLGFGAALMESIASVPGPLLAMYLIATGATGKVFTKQIAIILVVSIITLVLALSGGAHASWTDLLISACASVPVIVGMLLVRPLRDRLPPTAFRALVLVFVVAAAAQMIWKSGVL, from the coding sequence ATGTTCCATTTCAATTTCGCCGACGGCGTGCTCGGTCCGAGCCTGCAGGCGCTAGACTTCTACACGTTGCTGGGTATCGTCGTCGCGCTATTGCTGGGCGGCATGGTCAAGGGCGTGGTCAGCATCGGCGTGCCGCTCGTCGCGATGCCGATTCTCAGCCACTTTCTGCCTATCAAAAGCGCGGTGCTGCTGCTGTCGATGCCGATCATTCTCGGCAATATCCCGCAGGCGCTGGAAGGCGGCAATCTGCTGCCCACGGTGCGGCGCATCGCGGCGCCGCTGGTCGGCACGGTGATCGGCAATATCGTCGGCGTAACCGTGCTGATTTCGCTGGCGCCGCATCGCGCGCAGGCGGCCGCGGGCGCGTTTCTGATGATCGCCGCGCTGTTGCTGCTGGCTACGCCGCGTTTGACGCTGTCGCCGCGGTGGGCGAAGCCCGCCGGGTTCGTGCTGGGTTTCGGTGCGGCTTTGATGGAGAGCATTGCGTCGGTGCCGGGCCCTTTGCTGGCGATGTATCTGATCGCCACGGGCGCCACGGGGAAAGTGTTCACCAAGCAGATCGCGATCATTCTGGTGGTGTCGATCATCACGCTGGTGCTCGCGTTGAGCGGCGGCGCACATGCCAGTTGGACCGATCTGCTTATCTCGGCGTGCGCGAGCGTGCCGGTAATCGTGGGCATGCTGCTGGTGCGGCCGTTGCGCGACCGGCTGCCGCCCACGGCGTTCCGAGCGCTGGTGCTGGTGTTCGTGGTGGCAGCCGCCGCGCAGATGATCTGGAAATCCGGCGTTTTATAG
- a CDS encoding ATP-binding protein, with translation MEAVLNRSSATQQRFEIGDPSQVSFARRGISEIAQAVGCGETIVGRLAIIVTECATNQLKHAQRGELLVRALSEVVPPGSGLASRYGVELLAIDNGPGIHDLHACFVDGYTTAGSPGNGMGAIQRLADQLDIWSAPARGTILRAVVWAESGASAAGSVGARDPSHTRDTGAPSDSAPIEFGAINLPLQGEWVCGDAWSCGYADGEFSVMIADGLGHGELANTAAIAATDTFAQLGPSSLEQIVEASHEALRATRGAALGVARIPAGGVAQGAPATARFCGIGNIAASVWTPQGHRHLVSHAGIVGHQMHKAQAFQVDWPHGALLILHSDGLATRWDLSPYPGLALRHPALIAAVLYRDFARGRDDITVVVARARHSEPL, from the coding sequence ATGGAAGCCGTTCTAAACCGGTCGAGCGCCACCCAGCAGCGCTTCGAAATTGGCGATCCAAGCCAGGTCTCGTTCGCGCGGCGCGGCATCAGCGAAATCGCACAAGCCGTGGGCTGCGGCGAAACGATTGTCGGCCGGCTGGCGATCATCGTGACCGAGTGCGCCACCAATCAGCTCAAACACGCGCAGCGCGGCGAATTGCTGGTGCGCGCGCTCAGCGAAGTCGTGCCGCCCGGCTCGGGCCTGGCATCACGTTACGGCGTCGAGTTGCTGGCGATCGACAACGGTCCGGGCATTCATGACCTGCACGCCTGTTTCGTCGACGGTTATACGACGGCCGGCAGTCCCGGCAACGGCATGGGTGCGATCCAGCGGCTTGCCGACCAGCTCGATATCTGGAGCGCACCGGCTCGCGGCACGATTTTGCGCGCCGTGGTGTGGGCGGAAAGCGGGGCTTCGGCGGCGGGTTCAGTGGGCGCAAGAGACCCGAGCCATACCCGCGACACGGGCGCCCCCAGCGACTCCGCGCCGATCGAATTCGGCGCGATCAATCTGCCTCTTCAGGGCGAGTGGGTGTGCGGCGACGCGTGGTCATGCGGCTACGCGGACGGCGAATTCTCCGTGATGATCGCCGACGGACTTGGCCACGGTGAATTAGCCAATACCGCTGCGATTGCCGCGACCGATACCTTCGCCCAGCTCGGACCGTCGAGCCTCGAACAGATCGTCGAAGCCTCGCACGAAGCGTTGCGCGCCACGCGCGGCGCGGCGCTCGGCGTCGCGCGGATTCCCGCCGGCGGCGTCGCGCAGGGCGCGCCCGCGACGGCACGCTTTTGCGGCATCGGCAATATCGCCGCGAGCGTCTGGACGCCGCAAGGTCATCGCCATCTGGTGTCGCACGCGGGCATTGTCGGCCATCAGATGCACAAGGCGCAGGCCTTCCAGGTCGACTGGCCGCATGGCGCATTACTGATCCTGCACTCCGACGGTCTGGCCACGCGCTGGGATCTGAGTCCGTATCCCGGCCTGGCGCTACGTCATCCGGCGTTGATCGCGGCGGTGCTCTATCGCGACTTTGCGCGCGGCCGCGACGATATCACCGTGGTCGTCGCACGCGCCCGGCACAGCGAGCCCCTGTGA
- a CDS encoding anti-sigma regulatory factor yields MTSPSSLPGAQAPYEVLPIRSDEQIVRLRRQVREKAVALGMSLIDQTKFVTAASELARNTLTYGGGGDVHFYQVQQNSRSGLRLEFIDHGPGIADIPRALTDGFTSGNGLGLGLGGAKRLCDEFEIRSSPGEGTHISITKWKPF; encoded by the coding sequence ATGACGAGCCCTTCTTCGCTGCCAGGCGCTCAGGCGCCGTACGAGGTCCTGCCGATCCGCTCGGACGAGCAGATCGTACGGCTGCGTCGTCAGGTGCGCGAGAAGGCGGTGGCACTCGGTATGTCGCTCATCGATCAGACGAAATTCGTCACCGCGGCGAGCGAGCTTGCTCGCAATACCCTCACGTACGGCGGCGGCGGTGACGTACACTTTTATCAGGTTCAACAGAACAGCCGTAGCGGCCTGCGACTCGAGTTTATCGACCACGGGCCGGGTATCGCGGACATCCCGAGAGCATTGACCGACGGCTTCACCAGCGGCAATGGTCTAGGTCTGGGTCTCGGCGGCGCGAAGAGGCTGTGCGACGAGTTCGAGATCCGCTCGTCGCCAGGCGAGGGTACTCACATTTCGATTACTAAATGGAAGCCGTTCTAA
- a CDS encoding OpgC domain-containing protein translates to MENRHGRSEGSPHGGRSIEVDFFRGVVLIVIVLDHIPGSTLSHLMLHAYALCDSAEVFVFLGGYASAAAYTAVLAGRGESAAKLRFVKRCWEIYRAYLLTAVLTLVSGALLALLHLNPPMVDLTGWAPFSAQPLHTAFDIAVLRRQPYLSSVLPMYVIFALCVPFAVPLARRSWWLALALSVAIWAFARPLAAFFSIDDMADWAFNPFAWQLMFVLGILCRVQPISERFHTSRTSRWLTRFAVIAVLTFAVVKLFVLTQPLPGALKQNLSPDRVINFIVIAWLAAQFVRMGSIAWLAQRLPAVVTVGRTGLVCFVAGTLVSLIVDTATPHTFHGFRGVLIGLGGDLVAIGALLMIARGWHGWKRQPQRAAANGAGCG, encoded by the coding sequence ATGGAAAACCGTCACGGGCGTTCCGAAGGCAGTCCGCATGGCGGACGTTCGATCGAAGTGGACTTCTTTCGCGGCGTCGTGCTGATCGTCATCGTGCTGGATCACATTCCGGGCAGCACGTTGTCGCATCTGATGTTGCACGCGTACGCACTGTGCGATTCCGCCGAAGTGTTCGTGTTTCTCGGCGGCTATGCGTCGGCGGCGGCGTACACGGCGGTGCTCGCCGGCCGTGGCGAAAGCGCGGCGAAGCTGCGCTTCGTCAAACGGTGCTGGGAGATCTACCGGGCCTATCTGCTGACGGCGGTGTTGACGCTGGTGTCCGGCGCGCTTCTCGCGCTGCTGCATCTGAATCCGCCGATGGTCGACCTGACCGGCTGGGCGCCGTTCTCGGCGCAGCCGCTGCACACAGCGTTCGATATCGCGGTGCTGCGGCGTCAGCCGTATCTGTCGAGTGTGCTGCCCATGTACGTGATTTTCGCGCTATGCGTGCCGTTCGCGGTGCCGCTCGCGCGCCGTTCGTGGTGGCTGGCGCTTGCCCTAAGCGTGGCGATCTGGGCGTTTGCGCGGCCGCTGGCCGCGTTTTTCAGCATTGACGACATGGCCGACTGGGCCTTTAATCCGTTTGCCTGGCAACTGATGTTCGTGCTCGGTATTCTGTGCCGGGTGCAGCCGATCAGCGAGCGCTTTCACACCAGCCGCACCTCGCGCTGGCTGACCCGGTTCGCCGTGATCGCGGTGCTGACATTCGCCGTGGTTAAACTATTCGTGCTGACGCAACCCTTGCCCGGCGCACTTAAACAGAATCTCTCTCCTGACCGCGTGATCAATTTCATCGTTATCGCCTGGCTCGCCGCGCAGTTCGTGCGCATGGGCAGTATCGCGTGGCTCGCGCAGCGGTTGCCTGCCGTCGTGACGGTCGGCCGCACCGGGCTGGTGTGTTTCGTCGCGGGCACGCTGGTGTCGCTGATCGTCGATACGGCCACGCCGCACACGTTCCATGGTTTTCGCGGCGTGCTGATCGGGCTGGGCGGCGACCTGGTCGCGATCGGCGCGCTGCTGATGATCGCGCGCGGCTGGCATGGCTGGAAGCGCCAGCCGCAGCGCGCGGCCGCCAATGGCGCGGGCTGCGGATGA
- a CDS encoding STAS domain-containing protein: METLGGTRLAQLFNDRQTELLGEWIAQQYAIASRRGGVAEAQLRNQFVQFVALTCAALGASDRVEFKTPLWDEVRGFLAEVSTQRARQGFTPVETAMFVFSLKEPLFSRLRVELLNDPAKLAELTWTVSTLLDALGLYTTEVYQTSREQVIVRQQQELLELSTPVVQLWDGILALPLIGTLDSARTQVVMESLLQKIVETGAAIAIIDITGVPIVDTLVAQHLLKTVAAARLMGADCIISGIRPQIAQTIVHLGVNLSNVITKATLADAFVIALQRSGKSLQVGASRTEGPGAAPVNPFAGV; the protein is encoded by the coding sequence ATGGAAACGCTTGGCGGAACGCGTCTCGCCCAACTCTTCAACGATCGGCAAACCGAGTTGCTGGGCGAGTGGATCGCTCAGCAATACGCTATCGCGTCGCGCCGCGGTGGCGTTGCCGAAGCGCAATTGCGCAATCAGTTCGTCCAGTTTGTCGCGTTGACCTGCGCAGCGCTGGGCGCTTCCGATCGTGTCGAATTCAAAACGCCTTTGTGGGACGAGGTCCGCGGTTTCCTGGCCGAAGTATCCACGCAGCGCGCGCGGCAAGGATTCACGCCGGTCGAAACGGCCATGTTCGTGTTCTCGCTGAAAGAGCCGCTTTTTTCGCGCCTGCGCGTGGAACTGCTGAACGATCCCGCCAAGCTGGCGGAACTCACGTGGACCGTCAGTACCTTGCTGGATGCCCTCGGCCTGTACACCACCGAGGTCTACCAGACGAGCCGCGAACAGGTGATCGTGCGCCAGCAGCAGGAACTGCTCGAACTGTCCACGCCGGTCGTGCAACTGTGGGACGGCATTCTCGCGCTGCCGCTGATCGGCACGCTGGATTCGGCGCGCACCCAGGTGGTGATGGAAAGCCTGCTGCAGAAAATCGTCGAAACGGGCGCGGCGATCGCGATCATCGACATTACCGGCGTGCCGATCGTCGACACGCTCGTCGCCCAGCATCTGCTCAAGACCGTGGCGGCCGCGCGGCTGATGGGCGCGGACTGCATCATTAGCGGCATCCGGCCGCAGATCGCGCAAACCATTGTTCATCTGGGCGTCAATCTGTCGAACGTGATCACCAAGGCCACGCTCGCCGACGCCTTCGTGATCGCATTGCAGCGCAGCGGCAAGTCGTTGCAGGTCGGCGCGTCACGCACCGAGGGCCCCGGCGCTGCGCCGGTCAACCCGTTTGCCGGCGTTTGA
- a CDS encoding helix-turn-helix domain-containing protein, with product MNQRSLPPHLAAAAAADSRSSISTSRFSTRGVATQKQALAWRERVGHVVDAPPSKEQIGRGFRGEIDLYAVGGMVFTDCRTDSMQLERSVARVSTDTRRDYVFQLFVEGEVGHVTGMQKKRSATGSVQGIVAFDLNQPFRADRPASRLLSLFVPAALVDQELDGPAIHGRIVEQGSPLTGLVLDHMTALAREIPTLDPAGAIEALQAGGQLLVAAFGKHARLTGASRAALQTAVMAQVRRYIDKNLHQSELTPTSVVQALQLKRATIYRWFEHEGGLGAVIRNRRLREAADELVRFPGLQIAEIAYGLGFQSASDFTRAFRRAFDMSPQDMRLRALDLQLRNAA from the coding sequence ATGAATCAGCGCTCCTTGCCCCCGCATCTGGCCGCGGCCGCCGCAGCCGATTCGCGCTCGTCGATTTCCACGAGCCGTTTCAGCACGCGCGGCGTCGCCACGCAGAAGCAGGCGTTGGCGTGGCGCGAGCGGGTGGGGCACGTGGTCGACGCGCCGCCGTCGAAAGAACAGATTGGCCGCGGATTTCGCGGCGAAATCGATCTGTATGCGGTCGGCGGCATGGTGTTTACCGACTGCCGCACCGATTCGATGCAGTTGGAGCGCTCGGTCGCCCGCGTCTCTACCGACACACGACGCGATTACGTGTTTCAACTGTTCGTGGAGGGCGAAGTCGGCCACGTCACCGGCATGCAGAAGAAACGCAGTGCCACGGGCTCGGTACAAGGCATCGTGGCGTTCGACCTGAACCAGCCGTTTCGCGCCGACCGCCCGGCGTCGCGCCTGCTGAGCCTGTTCGTGCCGGCCGCGCTCGTCGATCAGGAGCTGGACGGCCCGGCCATTCACGGCCGCATCGTCGAACAGGGCTCGCCGCTGACCGGCCTCGTACTCGACCATATGACGGCGCTCGCCCGCGAAATACCCACGCTCGACCCTGCCGGCGCGATCGAAGCCTTGCAGGCCGGCGGCCAGTTGCTGGTGGCCGCGTTCGGCAAGCACGCCCGGTTGACCGGCGCGAGCCGCGCCGCGCTGCAGACCGCGGTAATGGCACAAGTGCGCCGCTACATCGACAAAAACCTGCACCAGAGCGAGCTCACGCCCACCAGCGTGGTTCAGGCGCTGCAATTGAAACGCGCAACGATTTATCGCTGGTTCGAGCACGAAGGCGGGTTAGGCGCAGTGATCCGCAACCGGCGGTTGCGCGAGGCGGCGGACGAACTAGTCCGTTTTCCGGGCCTTCAGATCGCGGAAATCGCTTACGGGCTCGGTTTTCAGAGCGCGTCCGACTTTACCCGCGCGTTTCGCCGCGCCTTCGACATGAGTCCGCAGGACATGCGCCTGCGCGCGCTGGACCTGCAACTGCGCAACGCGGCGTAG
- a CDS encoding acyltransferase encodes MNNRIAGFDGLRAIAVLMVFFQHRLFGDAGEIGHLGVWIFFALSGFLIIGILSAQRTRIEAGGGRFGAELRRFLFRRTLRIFPIYYLMLVVMSVLMAFGIASPELASGMPYHFAYLSNIWIGSVLHFWPGRYSHLWSLAIEEQFYLVFAPLLLLLAARRHRVVCWVIVAVGLVALLVMRAAHWQEITIYTHPLTNFWLLALGGIGGLTIARKQSALRAWLGHGATLFGLSLALVGLCASEPRWTQLDNPLLFTAISAWYGVCIAALVCSVACCRNAVVIGLLETGWLAGLGRISYGFYLYHNLIPDLTRNRHAAALFGGSVPLWAHAIGIVASFAISIVMAMLSWRWIEAPILRLKTRLEVKPIEAGTVSTSPQTPVASATRRERARSDESRDQSRDTNTASDAI; translated from the coding sequence ATGAACAACCGGATTGCCGGCTTCGACGGACTGCGAGCGATTGCAGTCCTGATGGTATTTTTTCAGCACCGACTATTCGGCGACGCCGGCGAGATCGGTCATCTGGGCGTATGGATTTTTTTCGCGCTCAGTGGCTTTCTGATCATCGGCATTCTGTCGGCGCAACGCACGCGGATCGAAGCCGGCGGCGGCCGTTTCGGCGCCGAGCTCAGGCGCTTTCTGTTTCGCCGGACGCTGCGCATCTTTCCGATCTACTACCTGATGCTCGTGGTGATGAGCGTGCTGATGGCGTTCGGGATCGCGAGTCCGGAACTCGCGAGCGGCATGCCGTATCACTTTGCCTATCTGTCGAATATCTGGATCGGTTCGGTGCTGCATTTCTGGCCCGGGCGTTACTCGCACTTGTGGAGTCTCGCGATCGAAGAGCAGTTTTATCTCGTGTTCGCGCCGCTTTTACTACTGCTGGCCGCGCGCCGGCATCGCGTGGTGTGCTGGGTGATCGTCGCGGTGGGTCTTGTCGCATTGCTGGTCATGCGTGCCGCGCATTGGCAGGAAATCACCATTTACACGCATCCGTTGACCAATTTCTGGCTGCTGGCGTTGGGTGGAATCGGCGGCTTGACGATTGCGCGGAAGCAGAGCGCATTGCGCGCCTGGCTCGGACACGGCGCGACGTTGTTCGGTTTGAGTCTTGCACTAGTGGGCTTGTGCGCGAGCGAGCCGAGGTGGACTCAGTTGGATAATCCGCTTCTCTTCACCGCGATCAGCGCGTGGTACGGCGTTTGTATCGCGGCGCTGGTGTGTTCGGTGGCGTGCTGCCGCAATGCGGTAGTGATCGGCTTACTCGAAACCGGCTGGCTAGCAGGGCTCGGACGCATCAGCTACGGCTTCTATCTCTATCACAATCTGATCCCCGACCTGACCCGCAACCGTCACGCGGCCGCGCTGTTCGGCGGCTCGGTGCCGTTGTGGGCGCACGCGATCGGTATCGTGGCGTCGTTCGCGATTTCGATCGTCATGGCCATGTTGTCGTGGCGCTGGATCGAAGCGCCGATTCTTCGGTTGAAGACCCGGCTTGAGGTGAAGCCGATTGAAGCGGGCACGGTTTCGACTTCGCCGCAAACGCCGGTCGCTTCGGCAACCCGTCGCGAGCGGGCTCGAAGCGACGAATCACGCGATCAAAGCCGCGACACCAACACCGCTTCAGACGCCATTTGA
- a CDS encoding AAA family ATPase, with product MKPGKNSLEKKRARRTAMAIGAALIVALLAFSVWHFQQRTAQAVPALTGVAKQMRQDPSAWAHEEKDASQMLRDVRDGNVAAVGVSPSAILVSRRDGAKYFVTDHNATFSHALLLGEPSSNQAAAYQLVWLPDADIRTGASRWIPVFDQVRDAISLLLPLLLIGGMVWFMRREMRGGASLLNKAPTLRFDDVIGAGEAKAALADIRGYLSDPKQFTSMGVRAPCGILMVGGPGVGKTRLAQALAGECGASFISITGSYFSAKYYGVGIQKVKHLFELARKNAPTVIFIDEADGLAKRTDTGGGPVEAESNRIINQLLAEMDGFASNEGVIIVAATNHPDNLDEALRRPGRFDRTVQVRLPDREDRAKIFRFYAERLKSKSADIDYDQLARLTTGLSPATVAMVVNQAGLVARKAGDVEIASKHFMEAIKIARIGDVSGAERALSEDERTRIAVHEAGHGLVAALLGTGVLEEVTILPRGGALGVALITKAQDKHLYRETEIRNEIQVLLGGRNAEILRFSEASSGAASDLQEASRISLDMVSKFGFNRDGDLFSLAALPSQYAGLQMKSAIEHANVLLKELNELCFGLLHAYEPVLRAIADELLEQETVPGETVYRLIREHKSTLKIVHEPAAA from the coding sequence ATGAAGCCGGGAAAGAACTCGCTTGAGAAAAAACGCGCACGCAGAACCGCCATGGCGATCGGCGCGGCGTTGATCGTGGCATTGCTCGCGTTCAGTGTGTGGCATTTTCAGCAGCGCACCGCGCAGGCCGTGCCGGCGCTGACAGGCGTCGCGAAACAGATGCGACAGGACCCGTCCGCATGGGCTCACGAAGAGAAAGACGCTTCGCAAATGCTGCGCGATGTTCGCGATGGCAACGTCGCGGCGGTCGGCGTGAGTCCGAGTGCGATTCTGGTGTCGAGGCGCGACGGGGCGAAGTATTTCGTCACCGACCACAACGCGACTTTCTCGCACGCGCTGCTGCTCGGTGAGCCCAGCTCGAATCAGGCCGCCGCGTATCAACTCGTCTGGCTACCCGACGCGGACATTCGCACGGGGGCGTCGCGCTGGATTCCGGTTTTCGATCAGGTGCGCGACGCCATTAGTCTGCTGCTGCCGTTGCTGCTGATCGGCGGCATGGTGTGGTTCATGCGCCGCGAAATGCGCGGCGGCGCTTCGCTGCTGAACAAGGCGCCCACGCTGCGCTTCGACGACGTGATCGGCGCCGGCGAAGCGAAGGCGGCGCTCGCCGATATTCGCGGCTACCTGTCCGACCCGAAGCAGTTCACGTCGATGGGCGTGCGCGCGCCGTGCGGCATTCTGATGGTAGGCGGCCCGGGCGTTGGCAAGACGCGGCTCGCGCAGGCGCTGGCCGGCGAATGCGGCGCGAGTTTTATCTCGATCACGGGCAGTTATTTCAGTGCGAAGTACTATGGCGTCGGCATTCAGAAGGTCAAGCATCTGTTCGAACTGGCGCGCAAGAATGCGCCCACGGTGATCTTCATCGACGAAGCCGACGGTCTCGCCAAACGCACCGATACCGGCGGCGGTCCGGTCGAAGCGGAGAGCAACCGCATCATCAATCAACTGCTGGCGGAGATGGACGGCTTCGCGTCGAACGAAGGCGTCATCATCGTTGCGGCGACCAATCACCCCGACAATCTCGACGAAGCGTTGCGCCGGCCGGGCCGTTTCGACCGCACCGTGCAGGTCCGTTTGCCGGATCGCGAAGACCGCGCGAAGATTTTCCGCTTCTACGCGGAGCGGCTGAAATCGAAGTCCGCCGACATCGACTACGACCAACTCGCGCGACTCACTACCGGCCTGTCGCCGGCCACGGTCGCGATGGTGGTGAACCAGGCGGGGCTGGTCGCGCGCAAAGCCGGCGACGTCGAAATCGCGTCGAAGCATTTCATGGAAGCGATCAAGATTGCCCGTATCGGCGACGTGAGCGGCGCCGAGCGCGCGTTGAGCGAAGACGAACGCACGCGCATTGCCGTGCATGAGGCGGGGCATGGCCTGGTCGCCGCGCTGCTCGGCACCGGCGTGCTGGAAGAGGTCACGATTCTGCCGCGCGGCGGCGCGTTGGGCGTCGCGCTGATCACCAAGGCGCAAGACAAGCATCTGTATCGCGAGACCGAGATTCGCAATGAAATCCAGGTGTTGCTCGGCGGCCGCAACGCTGAAATTTTGAGGTTTTCCGAAGCATCGAGCGGGGCCGCGTCGGACTTGCAGGAGGCCTCGCGCATCAGTCTCGACATGGTGTCGAAGTTCGGCTTCAACCGCGATGGCGATCTGTTCAGCCTCGCGGCGCTGCCGTCGCAGTACGCGGGCCTGCAAATGAAGAGCGCGATCGAACACGCGAACGTGCTGCTCAAGGAATTGAACGAGTTGTGCTTTGGGCTATTGCACGCGTATGAACCCGTGCTGCGTGCTATCGCCGACGAATTGCTGGAACAGGAGACCGTTCCCGGAGAGACAGTTTACCGGCTGATCCGGGAACACAAAAGCACGCTCAAAATCGTGCATGAGCCGGCTGCGGCTTAA